A portion of the Nitratidesulfovibrio termitidis HI1 genome contains these proteins:
- the selD gene encoding selenide, water dikinase SelD: MSRIRLVDSVKAAGUAAKVAPGDLERILAGLPRDPSVEDRVIVGTRHNEDAAVVRLPGGQSIVQTLDFFTPIVNDPYRFGRIAAANALSDVYAMGGEPWCAMNIVCFPVKRLPESILADILRGGSDALREAGAALVGGHSVEDDEIKYGLSVTGLIDPNVIASNAGLRPGDRLLLTKPLGTGILATAVKANWPGCDEYEENLFHWASRLNKGAGRVIRELRLKAATDVTGFGLGGHCMEMAGASGVTVALDTGALPVLPGVLDLAGMGLVPEGSHANRAYCHKHVRIEPGVSPVLADVAFDAQTSGGMVLAVPQAQVDRATALLAETGDPAYPVGEVLEQLPGGLRLLLR, from the coding sequence AGCCGCATCCGTCTGGTCGATTCGGTCAAGGCCGCCGGTTGAGCCGCCAAGGTGGCTCCGGGGGACCTGGAGCGCATCCTGGCGGGACTGCCGCGCGACCCGTCCGTTGAAGACAGGGTCATCGTGGGCACGCGTCACAACGAGGACGCAGCCGTCGTGCGTCTGCCCGGTGGACAATCCATCGTGCAGACGTTGGACTTCTTCACGCCCATCGTCAACGACCCGTACCGCTTCGGGCGCATTGCCGCGGCCAACGCCCTGTCCGACGTCTACGCCATGGGCGGTGAGCCGTGGTGCGCCATGAACATCGTCTGCTTTCCGGTAAAGCGGCTGCCGGAATCCATCCTGGCCGACATCCTGCGCGGCGGGTCCGACGCATTGCGCGAGGCGGGCGCTGCGCTGGTCGGCGGCCACAGCGTGGAAGACGACGAGATCAAGTACGGCCTGTCCGTCACGGGCCTCATCGATCCGAATGTCATCGCCTCCAACGCCGGATTGCGCCCCGGCGACCGCCTGCTGCTCACCAAGCCGCTGGGCACCGGCATCCTGGCCACCGCCGTCAAGGCCAACTGGCCCGGTTGCGACGAGTACGAGGAAAACCTGTTTCACTGGGCCTCGCGCCTGAACAAGGGCGCAGGCCGGGTCATTCGCGAGTTGCGGCTAAAGGCCGCCACCGACGTCACCGGCTTCGGCCTTGGCGGGCACTGCATGGAAATGGCCGGAGCCTCCGGGGTCACCGTGGCCCTGGACACTGGCGCCCTGCCCGTGCTGCCCGGCGTGCTCGACCTGGCCGGCATGGGGCTGGTGCCGGAAGGCAGCCACGCCAATCGCGCATACTGCCACAAGCACGTACGGATAGAACCGGGCGTAAGCCCCGTCCTGGCCGACGTGGCCTTCGATGCCCAGACCTCGGGCGGCATGGTGCTGGCCGTGCCGCAGGCCCAGGTGGACCGGGCGACGGCACTGCTGGCCGAAACCGGCGACCCCGCCTACCCCGTGGGCGAAGTGCTGGAACAGCTGCCGGGCGGCCTGCGCTTGCTGCTGCGCTGA